A genomic stretch from Paraburkholderia dioscoreae includes:
- a CDS encoding aspartate aminotransferase family protein, translating into MAQLSPALVQATPIVATRGQGLYLYDRDGRAYLDLTSGIGVTSTGHCHPDIVAAARKQVETLIHGQYGIVKHEPLLELMEKLGARMPSDMDAFFFANSGAEAVEASVRLARNATGRQNVLVFQGSFHGRTIGAAALTTSGARFRAAASGPLPPGVVVAPFPTPYRYGWDLAATNRFCLRELDHILATLSAPTEIAAILIEPVQGEAGYQPASAEFFAGLRKRADEHGILLITDEVQAGVARTGKFWAHEHFDVRPDIVVFAKGIASGFPLSGIAACRELMQKAAPGSQGGTFSANAVACAAAVATLDVIEKEGLVANAREMGQRLRDGLERTASRHAGIGNVRGLGLMQASEFVTADGAPDPAASKAVVAAALRRAMILLTCGPQGHIVRMIPALTINRDEIDKALEIWNASVDEVYGERHG; encoded by the coding sequence ATGGCACAACTCTCACCCGCCCTCGTCCAGGCTACGCCGATCGTCGCGACGCGCGGCCAGGGGCTCTATCTTTACGATCGCGATGGCCGCGCGTACCTCGATCTGACATCCGGCATCGGCGTGACCTCGACGGGACATTGTCATCCGGACATCGTCGCCGCCGCGCGCAAGCAGGTGGAGACGCTGATCCACGGGCAATACGGCATCGTCAAACACGAGCCGCTGCTCGAATTGATGGAGAAGCTGGGCGCGCGCATGCCGTCGGACATGGACGCCTTCTTCTTCGCGAACTCCGGCGCCGAAGCAGTCGAGGCATCGGTGCGGCTCGCTCGCAACGCCACTGGACGACAGAACGTACTGGTATTTCAGGGCTCGTTTCATGGGCGCACGATTGGCGCGGCCGCGTTGACGACCTCGGGCGCCCGATTTCGCGCGGCGGCGTCGGGGCCGTTGCCGCCAGGCGTCGTCGTCGCGCCGTTTCCGACGCCGTATCGTTACGGCTGGGATCTCGCGGCGACTAACCGTTTCTGTCTGCGCGAACTCGATCACATCCTTGCGACGCTTTCCGCTCCGACGGAGATCGCCGCGATCCTGATCGAGCCGGTGCAAGGCGAAGCCGGTTATCAGCCGGCGTCGGCGGAATTCTTCGCGGGACTGCGCAAACGCGCCGACGAGCACGGCATCCTGCTCATCACCGACGAAGTTCAGGCGGGCGTCGCGCGCACCGGCAAATTCTGGGCGCACGAGCACTTCGACGTGCGCCCGGATATCGTCGTGTTCGCGAAGGGCATAGCGAGCGGCTTTCCGCTGTCGGGCATCGCCGCGTGCCGCGAACTGATGCAGAAGGCCGCGCCGGGATCGCAGGGCGGCACGTTTTCGGCGAACGCGGTGGCGTGCGCCGCGGCGGTCGCAACGCTCGACGTGATCGAAAAAGAAGGCCTCGTCGCCAACGCCCGCGAAATGGGTCAACGGCTGCGCGACGGGCTGGAGCGCACGGCGTCGCGTCATGCAGGCATCGGCAATGTGCGCGGTCTGGGTCTCATGCAGGCGAGTGAATTCGTCACCGCCGACGGCGCGCCCGACCCGGCCGCGTCGAAAGCGGTCGTCGCCGCTGCGCTGCGCCGCGCAATGATCCTGCTGACCTGCGGCCCGCAAGGACACATCGTGCGGATGATCCCCGCGTTGACGATCAACCGCGACGAGATCGACAAGGCGCTCGAAATCTGGAATGCATCCGTCGACGAAGTCTACGGAGAACGACATGGCTAA
- a CDS encoding amino acid ABC transporter permease, producing MAKSHGALPDPLSHAHDTRANAEALTPALPIVKARHRGRWALAVVSVLILAWFGHSVATNPGYGWPVVWKYLTFQTILTGFLWTLGLTAASMAIGMILGVIAALMRQSSNPIVSAFAALYIWIFRGTPLLVQLIFWYNLAALYPQIDLGLPFFAPIASLQTNSIVTPIVAALLGLGLNEGAYMAEIVRSGLLSVDPGQREAAYSLGLSPARTIRRIILPQALRVIVPPTGNEIVGMLKATSLVSTLAIGDLLYSAQGIYSRTFETIPLLIVASLWYLLASTLLTALQMTLERKLRRVHSAPPTDGLSRVVATLKPQFLLRRGDSARSARSA from the coding sequence ATGGCTAAGTCGCACGGCGCCCTTCCGGATCCGTTGAGCCACGCGCATGACACTCGCGCGAACGCCGAAGCCTTGACGCCCGCGCTGCCGATCGTCAAGGCGCGGCATCGGGGGCGCTGGGCGCTGGCGGTGGTCAGCGTGCTGATCCTCGCATGGTTCGGCCATTCGGTCGCAACCAATCCCGGTTACGGATGGCCGGTCGTGTGGAAGTACCTGACGTTCCAGACGATCCTCACCGGCTTTCTGTGGACGCTCGGTTTGACCGCCGCGTCGATGGCAATCGGCATGATTCTCGGCGTAATCGCGGCGCTGATGCGGCAATCGTCGAATCCGATCGTGTCCGCATTCGCCGCGCTGTACATCTGGATCTTTCGTGGCACGCCGCTGCTGGTCCAACTGATCTTCTGGTACAACCTCGCCGCGCTATATCCGCAGATCGACCTGGGCTTGCCGTTCTTCGCGCCAATCGCGAGTTTGCAGACCAATTCGATCGTCACGCCGATCGTCGCGGCGCTGCTCGGCCTCGGGCTTAACGAAGGCGCGTATATGGCCGAGATCGTGCGCAGCGGGCTGCTTTCGGTCGATCCGGGGCAGCGCGAAGCCGCGTATTCACTCGGGCTGTCGCCGGCGCGCACGATCCGCCGCATCATCCTTCCGCAGGCACTACGCGTAATCGTTCCGCCGACCGGGAACGAGATCGTCGGAATGCTGAAGGCGACGTCGCTGGTCAGCACGCTCGCGATCGGCGATCTGCTGTATTCGGCGCAGGGCATCTATAGCCGCACGTTTGAAACGATTCCGCTTCTGATCGTCGCGAGTCTCTGGTATCTGCTCGCATCGACATTGCTGACGGCGCTGCAGATGACGCTTGAACGCAAACTGCGCCGCGTGCATTCCGCGCCGCCTACCGACGGCCTGAGCCGCGTCGTCGCCACGCTCAAACCGCAGTTTCTGCTACGCCGCGGCGATTCCGCACGTTCGGCACGGAGCGCATGA